One Oryza glaberrima chromosome 11, OglaRS2, whole genome shotgun sequence genomic region harbors:
- the LOC127755849 gene encoding disease resistance protein Pik-2-like — MDGFGLSSTHSAVKSLVGRLTDVLSDQVQLLGGLRREVQFIRDEMESMNGFLLNHARKGRMDHQLQAWMNQVKDLANHSQYCVDQYLRCLGTTSHRSPGGLWGSVRRLPRFVSTLPARYRLAIQIQDIKIRVVEVSQRQQRYPLHGTATEQEPQSGMASDRSQQAFLTGDSEADQQEHLRRRILAEDDSGLFKEAADELTSWLTVEGDGRSDLRIVPIVGSRGMGKTTLAEQVYKGYSSRLADQKAWISVGSNQSPQQVLRDILAQIVGLHANNLQDMGTWGNSQIALMIQEQLEGKRFLIVLDDVCSESLWKDIEAALHCGNSAPSAILVTTSLPEVAQSFCPYRIYDLRCIQEEHNRSLVDFFLVRAANLISDSGHGKAGLKEEVLRSILVKCSPCIFSMKMLLRFLYANPNKTLQELHDFGNSLCFCSPLHLSSWLSNAEKMLTFCYNALPCDYRSCLLYLTIFPNDHNIRRTSLLRRWIAEGLIAERDGLSAFDVANRCFDALLAQRFVLPGDIGNSGKVNSCRVHNLVRDFIAWVIRDDNFVYTKLPVDLAHRLPIHNGERLQQVSRIKLRASHFNDCWSMTRCCFTTKSVDPLAGISMLLRSIQESAQLGLRLNVLDLEGCKGLEKYHLNSICKIFQLKYLSLRNTDVSHLPKKIDKLQYLETLDIRQTQIKAFPGKNVILPGLKHLLAGCSNCPSKKNNLKEKESCSFSTVLMPRKIVRMGKLEILCYAEVSSGLTGLMGICQLRRLRKLGVLLQGNAACNLDYLFRQIDMLDRSLHSLSIRMERLKLAKDDARKRDDMVPASFPFSPPKFVQKLNISGIRSALLGWIGDLHQLSKITLHETSLTEHVLGILGQLGSLRCLKLQCNSTMGSSLSFRSGAFRNLVALVVQDNSLLDIIFDYGAAPRLERVILSIAAIDSLSGVQHLQQLKELELHGSARNIGEVEQAIAGHHNNPVFRHEQWNDLH; from the coding sequence ATGGATGGTTTTGGCCTCAGCTCCACCCACTCTGCCGTGAAGTCCCTCGTCGGCCGGCTGACTGACGTCCTCTCCGACCAAGTGCAGCTGCTAGGCGGGCTGAGACGCGAGGTGCAGTTCATCCGGGACGAGATGGAGAGCATGAACGGCTTCCTCCTCAACCACGCCCGCAAGGGGCGCATGGATCACCAGCTCCAGGCATGGATGAACCAGGTCAAGGACCTCGCCAACCATTCCCAGTACTGCGTCGACCAGTACTTGCGGTGCCTCGGCACCACCAGCCACCGCTCGCCGGGTGGCCTCTGGGGCTCCGTGCGCCGTCTCCCCCGGTTCGTCAGCACGTTGCCGGCGCGCTACCGGTTGGCTATCCAAATCCAGGACATCAAGATCCGGGTAGTGGAGGTTAGCCAGAGGCAGCAGAGGTATCCTCTCCATGGCACGGCTACCGAGCAGGAGCCGCAGTCTGGCATGGCCAGCGATCGTAGCCAGCAAGCTTTCCTTACCGGTGACAGTGAAGCCGATCAGCAGGAGCATCTTCGGAGGCGTATCTTGGCCGAGGACGACTCTGGTCTGTTCAAGGAGGCTGCCGATGAGCTCACCAGCTGGCTGACAGTGGAAGGAGATGGCAGATCAGATCTCAGAATCGTCCCCATTGTCGGCTCCCGTGGTATGGGCAAAACCACTCTAGCTGAGCAAGTGTACAAAGGTTATTCCTCAAGGTTGGCAGACCAAAAGGCATGGATCTCGGTCGGCTCCAACCAATCTCCCCAGCAAGTACTCCGGGACATACTCGCGCAGATTGTAGGGCTTCATGCCAATAATCTGCAGGACATGGGAACATGGGGAAACAGCCAAATCGCACTGATGATTCAGGAGCAGCTGGAAGGTAAAAGGTTCCTTATTGTTCTTGATGATGTCTGCTCCGAGTCGCTCTGGAAAGATATCGAAGCTGCTCTCCACTGCGGTAATTCTGCTCCCAGTGCTATACTTGTCACCACAAGCTTGCCTGAAGTGGCACAGTCATTTTGTCCTTACAGAATATATGATCTAAGGTGTATCCAGGAGGAGCATAACCGCTCCTTAGTTGATTTCTTCCTCGTGAGAGCAGCTAACTTGATTAGTGACAGTGGTCATGGCAAAGCTGGTCTCAAGGAGGAGGTTCTTCGCAGCATTTTAGTGAAATGTTCCCCCTGTATCTTTAGCATGAAGATGCTGCTCCGCTTCCTTTATGCCAATCCTAACAAGACCCTACAGGAACTGCACGACTTCGGCAATAGCTTGTGCTTCTGCAGCCCTCTGCATCTGTCTTCGTGGCTGTCCAATGCCGAGAAGATGCTCACATTCTGCTACAACGCGTTGCCCTGCGATTACAGGAGCTGCTTGTTGTATCTTACCATTTTCCCCAACGACCACAACATCAGGAGAACGAGCCTGCTCAGACGATGGATTGCAGAAGGCCTAATAGCTGAAAGAGATGGGCTGAGTGCATTTGATGTTGCCAACCGATGTTTTGATGCTCTTCTCGCTCAAAGATTTGTTCTTCCTGGTGACATTGGCAATTCAGGCAAAGTAAACAGCTGTAGAGTGCACAATCTAGTCCGTGACTTCATTGCTTGGGTCATCAGAGATGACAACTTTGTGTACACAAAGCTACCAGTCGACTTGGCTCACCGCCTTCCCATCCACAATGGAGAAAGATTGCAGCAGGTATCGCGGATCAAGCTTCGTGCTTCTCATTTCAACGACTGTTGGAGCATGACAAGGTGTTGCTTCACTACGAAGTCAGTGGATCCCTTGGCTGGCATATCCATGTTACTTAGATCAATTCAGGAATCTGCTCAACTAGGATTACGCCTCAATGTACTTGATCTAGAAGGCTGCAAAGGATTGGAGAAGTATCACCTGAACAGCATTTGCAAGATATTTCAACTCAAGTATTTGAGCCTCAGGAATACAGATGTTTCCCACTTGCCCAAGAAGATCGACAAGCTACAGTACCTGGAGACGCTTGACATCCGGCAAACCCAGATAAAGGCATTCCCAGGAAAGAATGTTATCCTTCCTGGGCTGAAGCACCTACTTGCTGGTTGCTCCAATTGTCCTAGCAAGAAAAACAATCTCAAGGAAAAGGAATCTTGCTCGTTTTCCACTGTGCTCATGCCTCGAAAAATTGTGAGGATGGGAAAGTTGGAGATACTATGCTATGCTGAGGTTTCCAGTGGCCTCACTGGGCTAATGGGCATTTGTCAGCTACGACGACTCAGAAAATTGGGAGTACTCTTGCAAGGTAATGCAGCTTGTAATCTGGATTACTTGTTCCGACAAATCGATATGTTGGATAGAAGCCTGCACTCTTTGTCAATCCGGATGGAACGGCTGAAGTTAGCCAAAGACGATGCTCGCAAAAGGGATGACATGGTACCCGCGTCATTTCCCTTCTCACCTCCAAAGTTTGTTCAGAAGCTAAACATCAGTGGCATCAGAAGTGCATTGCTTGGTTGGATTGGTGACCTCCACCAACTTTCCAAGATAACTCTGCATGAGACTTCACTCACAGAACATGTTCTCGGTATCCTGGGACAGCTTGGCAGCCTGCGGTGCCTCAAgctccaatgcaattcaaccatGGGTAGCAGTCTATCATTCAGGAGTGGAGCATTTCGGAACCTCGTAGCTCTTGTTGTCCAGGACAATAGCCTCCTTGACATTATCTTCGATTACGGAGCAGCTCCAAGGCTTGAGAGAGTGATATTGTCGATCGCCGCCATTGACTCTCTGTCTGGAGTACAGCACCTTCAGCAGCTGAAAGAGCTCGAGCTACATGGAAGTGCAAGAAACATAGGCGAGGTCGAACAGGCCATAGCAGGACACCATAATAATCCAGTTTTCAGACACGAGCAATGGAATGATCTTCACTGA
- the LOC127755850 gene encoding disease resistance protein PIK6-NP-like produces MAQLAVSTVHALLGVISKEAELLVGVRGDVQFIRDEMESITGLLRHLAGTKERASDHQVRAWIKQVMELAYDSNNCVERYAATRSRPGDRKGFFGRLRWAAGLPRATVVRRQVAARIRKLKVRAREVGERQHRYGVAVPPKTDGAGGERASRNTLGGDADADASSRRRAAVLDYTTDMLAESTKELIKCVLDYGMPKDGAAGVQPSRRLSTVVIIAPDGADGATLADRVHTYYKHQFSGVTATPPPPLFERVLSVAVERPLNVETIMDRMVIQLRTEGYIGRVNDDVAAGAGSQYLRSSLALTSLVRRPWNWKMALTALTASASTTDDEVMLQLQQCLRGKRLLLHLSNMDYPQIVVQMKALLLDTLDCSPGSVLVISSKQREVVSCFSPTKTVFYSHTQFHIDKAGKYLPESYTQIMQDVRGVLKMCDMDDYCTKLFLTALCNNPNRTSEELRDLSESLASLDNKMKKNNRMLAFCYQGLPDEYKNCLWYTAVFTRGIYDVRGSSLARQWVAEGLIAKSGNRSAKEEAELCLDMLRCQDLILARRGDDKTYGVNPPVIAMAARATAAGATVDDLLDTKQLPLDLDLHFSIHNGIRIRQLDCTTDPRLQRRSVMEFLRNPPTSSRLQLLRVLDLEGCVGITNRHLRNMCKIRKLKYLSLRGTEVAKLPKRLDQLDQLKTLDIRQTKVQVFDPRLPKLAHLLVGRTDCQGEDAASVKSWETFSTVSMHDRHGVPNPAWYSMTDLETLSHVRVSQIMELAKVRDNLKNLRKLGIVLCGGDDGRSGSNLNDDLFDQINKLNELAFLRSLSIRMEVSGVFWDSTNAVVLATPLQQLESLRICGFRGSLLSRRIKELHNLTKLTLRDTLMNEAALGILGELKSLHHLGLRYHSFDASALTFRRSHFEKLVHLVVEDDTVVTITFAPEAAPKLAKIAWSFQLMESLTGIKNLGRLKRIQLKRSAGDIATDEYPQLRQEIKEHPNKPVLDCPTKDGQANHVAAATS; encoded by the coding sequence ATGGCACAGCTCGCCGTGAGCACCGTGCACGCGCTGCTGGGCGTCATCAGCAAGGAGGCGGAGCTCCTGGTCGGCGTCCGCGGCGACGTGCAGTTCATCAGGGACGAGATGGAGAGCATCACCGGCCTGctccgccacctcgccggcacCAAGGAGCGTGCCAGCGACCACCAGGTCCGAGCTTGGATCAAGCAGGTCATGGAGCTCGCCTACGACTCCAACAACTGCGTCGAGAGGTACGCGGCGACGCGCTCACGCCCCGGCGACCGCAAGGGCTTCTTCGGACGCCTTCGGTGGGCGGCCGGGCTGCCGCGGGCGACGGTGGTTCGCCGCCAGGTCGCCGCCCGGATCAGGAAGCTCAAGGTCCGGGCGCGCGAGGTCGGTGAGCGCCAGCACCGGTACGGCGTCGCCGTCCCTCCCAAgacggacggcgccggcggcgagcgtgcCAGCAGGAATACGCTCGGCGGTGACGCTGACGCTGACGCCTCCTCCAGACGACGAGCCGCCGTGCTCGACTACACGACTGACATGCTGGCGGAGAGCACCAAGGAGCTGATCAAGTGTGTCCTCGACTATGGAATGCCAAAAGACGGCGCCGCGGGCGTGCAACCGTCGCGGCGGCTTAGCACGGTGGTGATCATCGCGCCAGATGGCGCCGATGGAGCCACCCTTGCGGACAGAGTGCACACGTATTACAAGCATCAATTCTCCGGCGtcaccgccacgccgccgccgccgctgttcgaGCGAGTTCTCAGCGTCGCCGTCGAGCGGCCTCTGAATGTCGAGACGATCATGGATCGCATGGTCATCCAACTCCGCACCGAAGGCTATATTGGGAGAGTGAACGACGACGTTGCTGCTGGTGCTGGATCTCAATATCTCAGATCCTCATTGGCTCTCACTTCTCTTGTACGGCGGCCATGGAATTGGAAGATGGCTCTCACAGCACTCACTGCATCTGCGTCCACTACAGATGATGAGGTGATGCTCCAGCTCCAGCAATGTCTGCGAGGAAAAAGGTTGCTGCTACATCTTTCCAACATGGATTATCCTCAGATAGTTGTTCAGATGAAAGCGCTACTACTGGACACGTTGGATTGCTCTCCCGGTAGCGTGCTGGTGATCTCCTCCAAGCAGAGAGAGGTTGTCAGCTGCTTCTCTCCAACAAAGACCGTGTTCTACTCTCATACCCAATTCCACATAGATAAGGCCGGCAAATATCTCCCCGAAAGTTACACCCAAATTATGCAAGATGTAAGGGGTGTCCTCAAGATGTGCGATATGGATGACTACTGCACCAAGCTGTTCCTGACGGCGCTGTGCAACAACCCGAATCGGACATCGGAGGAGCTCAGGGACCTGTCGGAAAGCCTTGCGAGCTTGGACAACAAGATGAAGAAGAACAACCGGATGCTTGCCTTCTGCTACCAGGGGCTGCCTGATGAGTACAAGAACTGCCTGTGGTACACGGCCGTGTTCACTCGAGGGATCTACGATGTCCGAGGATCAAGCTTGGCAAGGCAATGGGTAGCCGAAGGATTGATCGCCAAATCAGGCAACAGGAGCGCGAAGGAGGAAGCCGAGCTCTGCCTCGACATGCTTCGCTGCCAGGACCTCATCCTCGCTCGCCGTGGTGACGACAAGACCTATGGCGTGAACCCTCCGGTCATCGCCATGGCAGCAAGGGCCACCGCAGCAGGCGCCACGGTCGACGACCTGCTGGACACAAAGCAGCTGCCCCTCGACTTGGATCTCCACTTCTCCATCCACAACGGGATTCGGATCCGTCAGCTGGATTGCACCACGGATCCCAGGCTGCAAAGGAGAAGCGTCATGGAGTTCCTGAGAAATCCGCCCACCTCGTCGAGGCTTCAGCTGCTCAGAGTGCTGGATCTCGAAGGCTGCGTGGGCATCACCAACCGGCACCTCAGAAACATGTGCAAGATCCGCAAGCTCAAGTACCTAAGCCTGCGTGGCACCGAGGTTGCCAAGCTGCCCAAGCGCCTGGATCAGCTAGATCAGCTCAAGACGCTCGACATCCGACAAACCAAAGTGCAGGTGTTCGACCCGAGGCTGCCCAAGCTAGCTCATCTCCTCGTTGGCCGCACCGACTGCCAGGGTGAAGACGCCGCCTCTGTTAAGTCTTGGGAGACATTCTCCACAGTGAGCATGCATGATCGTCATGGTGTTCCTAATCCTGCGTGGTACAGCATGACTGATTTGGAGACACTGTCCCATGTTAGGGTTTCCCAAATCATGGAGTTGGCCAAAGTCCGTGACAACCTGAAGAATCTGAGGAAGCTAGGCATAGTCctgtgcggcggcgacgacggcagatCAGGCAGCAACCTGAatgatgatctgttcgatcagaTCAACAAGCTGAACGAATTAGCTTTCCTCCGATCCCTGTCAATCCGAATGGAGGTGTCAGGAGTGTTCTGGGATTCGACGAATGCTGTTGTACTGGCAACTCCCTTGCAACAACTGGAGAGTCTGCGCATCTGCGGCTTCAGAGGCTCGCTGCTGTCTCGCCGGATCAAGGAGCTCCACAACCTCACCAAGCTAACCCTCCGTGACACTCTGATGAACGAGGCCGCCCTCGGCATCCTCGGCGAGCTCAAATCCCTGCATCACCTCGGTCTACGCTACCACTCGTTCGATGCAAGTGCTCTCACCTTCAGGAGAAGCCACTTCGAAAAACTCGTACATCTCGTCGTCGAGGACGACACGGTTGTCACCATCACCTTTGCTCCTGAAGCTGCACCCAAGCTCGCCAAGATCGCCTGGTCCTTCCAACTGATGGAGTCCCTGACAGGTATCAAGAACCTTGGGAGGTTGAAACGCATCCAACTCAAGCGGTCGGCAGGAGACATCGCCACAGACGAGTATCCCCAATTGCGGCAAGAGATCAAGGAGCACCCTAATAAGCCTGTACTTGACTGCCCAACGAAAGACGGTCAAGCAAATCATGTGGCTGCCGCTACTAGCTAG